In Nymphaea colorata isolate Beijing-Zhang1983 chromosome 5, ASM883128v2, whole genome shotgun sequence, one genomic interval encodes:
- the LOC116255100 gene encoding protein GAMETOPHYTE DEFECTIVE 1 isoform X2 codes for MVYFDLNIPYVEGGGGRVGGGGGKDKQKSIRVKLVVMAMELGYTGIAYNYNIHGVMADCHRCSISPLPLSSLLQLAPSISSVVQFHRKILKVPLDSPFRQYTRLTVTVNSMIQAASLNSGNPVLQTYDLVAVRPTNQATFEHACQKAHVDLIAIDFSEKLQFRLKSQMVKAAIQRGLYFELIYSPLLSDTIAKSELINGAKLLVGWTGGKNIILSSSASTVNELRGPYDVANLSTLLGLSMQHAKAAMSRNCRSLMTNVIRKKRFYKEAIRVEGISPSITAVDEDSLFGDWKMWDPISSGEGDLLLENELMVANCHDLEKGSSASGSNKIKEQVEALQCSSAQEFHGSQFPTAKGALQSCELRKHNDSLTSAQLSGHEHEDAFLVNKDSSLQQPSLLLPSESSLELPSHPSHENSAIGAWTKTSDVENNIQKIEVYEVVSSREDVSCPNVIVTAASGKVEGTISQAGGACPLDCGAGICINSTDDAVDSLAKRLESPFGISFDKQVTEHQILNNFAGGPSPIKCDNQNPSSFNTPLHMLESGNEGRIVDAVMDENLPTVSYAMNSLAVQIQMVQPRVLLIYQCMTSKMMSSIMVFML; via the exons ATGGTGTACTTTGATCTCAATATTCCTTACGTAGAGGGAGGTGGAGGACGTGTGGGTGGAGGTGGAGGAAAGGATAAACAGAAGAGCATCAGGGTAAAGCTAGTGGTGATGGCTATGGAGTTGGGCTACACTGGCATTGCCTATAATTACAACATCCATGGAGTTATGGCTGATTGCCATAGGTGCTCTATCagccccctccctctctcctccctcctccAGTTGGCTCCTTCCATCTCTAGTGTCGTCCAATTCCATAGGAAGATCCTCAAAGTTCCCTTGGACTCACCGTTCCGGCAGTATACTAGATTGACTGTCACTGTCAACAGCATGATTCAGGCTGCATCGCTTAACTCCGGGAACCCGGTTCTCCAAACATATGATCTGGTGGCAGTTCGACCGACGAACCAGGCTACCTTTGAGCATGCTTGTCAAAAAGCTCAT GTAGACTTAATTGCAATTGATTTTTCTGAGAAGCTACAGTTCCGGTTGAAGTCTCAGATGGTGAAAGCTGCAATACAG CGTGGTCTATACTTTGAGCTGATCTATTCCCCTCTTTTGTCTGACACTATTGCAAAGTCAGAACTGATTAATGGTGCCAAG TTGCTAGTTGGGTGGACTGGAGGAAAGAATATTATTCTATCAAGTTCTGCATCTACAGTGAATGAACTTAGAGGGCCATATGATGTTGCTAATTTGTCAACATTGCTTGGTCTTTCCATGCAGCATGCTAAGGCTGCTATGTCTAGGAACTGCAG GTCTCTAATGACTAATGTTATTAGAAAAAAACGATTCTACAAGGAGGCTATTAGAGTAGAGGGCATTTCACCATCTATTACTGCTGTGGATGAAGATTCTTTGTTTGGTGATTGGAAAATGTGGGATCCTATTTCAAGTGGTGAAGGTGATTTATTATTGGAAAATGAACTTATGGTTGCCAATTGTCATGATCTGGAAAAGGGTTCATCAGCATCTGGATCAAACAAGATTAAGGAACAGGTGGAAGCCCTACAATGTAGTAGTGCACAAGAATTTCATGGTAGTCAGTTTCCTACGGCGAAAGGTGCTCTACAATCTTGTGAACTGAGAAAACACAATGATTCCCTGACTAGTGCACAGCTATCAGGACATGAACATGAAGATGCTTTCCTTGTCAATAAGGATTCTTCTCTGCAGCAACCATCATTGCTGTTACCATCAGAATCATCACTGGAACTGCCATCGCATCCCTCACATGAAAATTCTGCAATCGGTGCTTGGACAAAGACATCTGACGTTGAGAATAACATCCAGAAAATAGAGGTGTATGAGGTGGTTTCTTCTCGTGAAGATGTTAGTTGCCCTAATGTCATTGTAACAGCTGCATCAGGTAAGGTGGAAGGAACAATATCCCAGGCAGGTGGAGCTTGTCCATTGGACTGTGGTGCAGGTATTTGTATTAACTCAACAGATGATGCTGTTGATTCCCTTGCTAAGAGATTAGAGTCCCCATTTGGTATATCCTTTGATAAGCAAGTTACTGAACATCAAATTCTAAATAATTTTGCTGGAGGACCGTCACcaattaaatgtgacaatcaGAATCCCTCTTCTTTTAATACCCCATTGCACATGCTTGAATCCGGTAATGAGGGAAGAATCGTTGATGCTGTCATGGATGAGAATCTTCCTACAGTGAGCTATGCAA TGAACAGCCTGGCAGTTCAGATCCAAATGGTGCAGCCCAGAGTGCTCCTGATATATCAGTGCATGACCAGCAAAATGATGTCATCCATAATGGTGTTCatgctttag
- the LOC116255100 gene encoding protein GAMETOPHYTE DEFECTIVE 1 isoform X1, translating into MVYFDLNIPYVEGGGGRVGGGGGKDKQKSIRVKLVVMAMELGYTGIAYNYNIHGVMADCHRCSISPLPLSSLLQLAPSISSVVQFHRKILKVPLDSPFRQYTRLTVTVNSMIQAASLNSGNPVLQTYDLVAVRPTNQATFEHACQKAHVDLIAIDFSEKLQFRLKSQMVKAAIQRGLYFELIYSPLLSDTIAKSELINGAKLLVGWTGGKNIILSSSASTVNELRGPYDVANLSTLLGLSMQHAKAAMSRNCRSLMTNVIRKKRFYKEAIRVEGISPSITAVDEDSLFGDWKMWDPISSGEGDLLLENELMVANCHDLEKGSSASGSNKIKEQVEALQCSSAQEFHGSQFPTAKGALQSCELRKHNDSLTSAQLSGHEHEDAFLVNKDSSLQQPSLLLPSESSLELPSHPSHENSAIGAWTKTSDVENNIQKIEVYEVVSSREDVSCPNVIVTAASGKVEGTISQAGGACPLDCGAGICINSTDDAVDSLAKRLESPFGISFDKQVTEHQILNNFAGGPSPIKCDNQNPSSFNTPLHMLESGNEGRIVDAVMDENLPTVSYARPDELSSFISEQPGSSDPNGAAQSAPDISVHDQQNDVIHNGVHALEKFKSGRKSLSRDSLHVLHPLSRKIMMSHRCGKRKSKARQNSWRKRRITL; encoded by the exons ATGGTGTACTTTGATCTCAATATTCCTTACGTAGAGGGAGGTGGAGGACGTGTGGGTGGAGGTGGAGGAAAGGATAAACAGAAGAGCATCAGGGTAAAGCTAGTGGTGATGGCTATGGAGTTGGGCTACACTGGCATTGCCTATAATTACAACATCCATGGAGTTATGGCTGATTGCCATAGGTGCTCTATCagccccctccctctctcctccctcctccAGTTGGCTCCTTCCATCTCTAGTGTCGTCCAATTCCATAGGAAGATCCTCAAAGTTCCCTTGGACTCACCGTTCCGGCAGTATACTAGATTGACTGTCACTGTCAACAGCATGATTCAGGCTGCATCGCTTAACTCCGGGAACCCGGTTCTCCAAACATATGATCTGGTGGCAGTTCGACCGACGAACCAGGCTACCTTTGAGCATGCTTGTCAAAAAGCTCAT GTAGACTTAATTGCAATTGATTTTTCTGAGAAGCTACAGTTCCGGTTGAAGTCTCAGATGGTGAAAGCTGCAATACAG CGTGGTCTATACTTTGAGCTGATCTATTCCCCTCTTTTGTCTGACACTATTGCAAAGTCAGAACTGATTAATGGTGCCAAG TTGCTAGTTGGGTGGACTGGAGGAAAGAATATTATTCTATCAAGTTCTGCATCTACAGTGAATGAACTTAGAGGGCCATATGATGTTGCTAATTTGTCAACATTGCTTGGTCTTTCCATGCAGCATGCTAAGGCTGCTATGTCTAGGAACTGCAG GTCTCTAATGACTAATGTTATTAGAAAAAAACGATTCTACAAGGAGGCTATTAGAGTAGAGGGCATTTCACCATCTATTACTGCTGTGGATGAAGATTCTTTGTTTGGTGATTGGAAAATGTGGGATCCTATTTCAAGTGGTGAAGGTGATTTATTATTGGAAAATGAACTTATGGTTGCCAATTGTCATGATCTGGAAAAGGGTTCATCAGCATCTGGATCAAACAAGATTAAGGAACAGGTGGAAGCCCTACAATGTAGTAGTGCACAAGAATTTCATGGTAGTCAGTTTCCTACGGCGAAAGGTGCTCTACAATCTTGTGAACTGAGAAAACACAATGATTCCCTGACTAGTGCACAGCTATCAGGACATGAACATGAAGATGCTTTCCTTGTCAATAAGGATTCTTCTCTGCAGCAACCATCATTGCTGTTACCATCAGAATCATCACTGGAACTGCCATCGCATCCCTCACATGAAAATTCTGCAATCGGTGCTTGGACAAAGACATCTGACGTTGAGAATAACATCCAGAAAATAGAGGTGTATGAGGTGGTTTCTTCTCGTGAAGATGTTAGTTGCCCTAATGTCATTGTAACAGCTGCATCAGGTAAGGTGGAAGGAACAATATCCCAGGCAGGTGGAGCTTGTCCATTGGACTGTGGTGCAGGTATTTGTATTAACTCAACAGATGATGCTGTTGATTCCCTTGCTAAGAGATTAGAGTCCCCATTTGGTATATCCTTTGATAAGCAAGTTACTGAACATCAAATTCTAAATAATTTTGCTGGAGGACCGTCACcaattaaatgtgacaatcaGAATCCCTCTTCTTTTAATACCCCATTGCACATGCTTGAATCCGGTAATGAGGGAAGAATCGTTGATGCTGTCATGGATGAGAATCTTCCTACAGTGAGCTATGCAA GACCTGATGAATTATCTTCATTTATTAGTGAACAGCCTGGCAGTTCAGATCCAAATGGTGCAGCCCAGAGTGCTCCTGATATATCAGTGCATGACCAGCAAAATGATGTCATCCATAATGGTGTTCatgctttagaaaaatttaaatCAG GAAGAAAAAGCCTTTCGAGGGATTCGCTCCATGTGCTCCATCCTTTATCACGCAAGATAATGATGAGCCATAGGTgtggcaaaagaaaaagcaaggcAAGGCAAAACTCTTGGAGGAAACGAAGGATCACACTATAG
- the LOC116254945 gene encoding two-component response regulator-like APRR1 encodes MAHALYGADAGWPESRQAMPISRPKPPSDPIPVPSPAAGRRWSPAMGAYLLQDSWTEHGPGMNAAVAALPAFSSQESPENSPLWPVPLFRQNAFSEFLPSSLFQRSLSSQSLEQLSPPLPQHKGAPFRPFFGSPVQNSVLESELSDAQSSPPTMRKVFSTGDLQKLSLGHESGSPSGHEHFCNGMQKVARYNAEEKKERIQRYRSKRNQRNFNKKITYACRKTLADSRPRVRGRFARNEEHGESSAQVQWNHIEDEDDEESWMHLFDANYIPIP; translated from the exons ATGGCGCACGCTCTGTACGGCGCCGACGCCGGCTGGCCGGAGTCACGGCAGGCGATGCCGATATCCAGGCCGAAGCCCCCCTCCGACCCCATACCCGTGCCCTCCCCGGCGGCTGGCAGGCGTTGGTCTCCTGCCATGGGGGCATACTTGCTTCAAGACAGCTGGACAGAGCACGGCCCCGGGATGAACGCCGCCGTTGCGGCGCTGCCGGCGTTCTCAAGCCAAGAATCGCCGGAGAATTCGCCGCTCTGGCCTGTGCCACTCTTCCGCCAAAATGCGTTCTCAGAGttccttccctcctccctcttccagAGGAGCCTGAGCAGCCAGTCGCTGGAGCAACTGAGCCCGCCGCTCCCGCAGCACAAGGGTGCTCCTTTCCGGCCGTTTTTCGGGTCGCCGGTGCAGAATTCGGTGCTGGAATCCGAATTGTCCGATGCCCAATCCAGCCCACCAACTATGCGGAAAGTCTTCAGTACTGGAGATTTACAG AAATTATCTTTAGGCCATGAATCAGGAAGCCCATCGGGACATGAACATTTCTGCAACGGAATGCAGAAAGTTGCTCGATATAAtgcagaggagaagaaggaaaggataCAACGATACAGGAGCAAAAGGAACCAGAGGAACTTCAATAAGAAGATCACG TACGCCTGCCGGAAAACATTGGCGGACAGCCGGCCGCGCGTGAGGGGCCGATTCGCGAGGAATGAAGAACATGGGGAGAGCTCTGCACAGGTTCAGTGGAATCAtattgaagatgaagatgatgaagaaagCTGGATGCATCTCTTTGACGCAAACTACATTCCAATTCCTTAG